From the genome of Desulfosoma sp.:
TCAAGAGTGGACCCATGGGCCCTATGCTAGGCTCCCCCATCAGATATCCAACTCTCGAAAGTCTAAAGCGTTCACCTGAATAAACTCGCGACGGGGCTCCACACGATCTCCCATGAGCGTCGTAAACAGCTCGTCGGCCATGTACTCATCATCGATACGCACTTTCAAAAGGGTGCGACTTTCAGGGTTCATGGTTGTTTCCCAAAGCTGTTCCGGGTTCATTTCCCCAAGACCTTTGTAACGCTGCACCGTGATGCCTTTATAAGCCTCTTCCTTGAGGTACTGGAACAAAGCCTCGGGCTCATGAAGCGTTATCTCTCCACCCGCGGTGACCACTCGATAGGGTCGTTCATCCAAAACAGCCAGTTCCTTGGAAAGCTCCAAAAGCTTTCGAAATTCCACAGATTTCAGAAAGCTATAGCTTAACCGAAACCTTTCCTGGCCGTTTGTGGGTTGCCAGATCTCCAGATCATAACCGCGGTGTTCCTCTTCCATCTCAATGTGAGACACGGCATACCCGGCCGCATCCAAAGCTTCTCGAAGTCTTTCCATGCAGGATTGGTCCTCGGGAACGAAATCTTCGTGGGCCAGGCTTTGAGCCAGAAATCCCAGCAAGGCACGGCGAATCCCCTTTCGAGCCAGACGTTCCAGACATTCTTCGTACTGGGCATAAGTCTTTCGCAGTTTCACCAGTCGATCCGGGCTTAAGGCCTCCTCCCGCCGCCCTAAGAACACCTGGTGCTTTTCCGCAGCACGCGTCATCAAAAAGGCCTCCAGCTCCGAGTCGTCCTTGAGGTAGAGTTCTTTCTTGCCGGCGGCCACACGGTACAGAGGGGGCTGCGCGATGAAGAGATGGCCTCGCTCGATGAGGTCCGGCATCATACGGAAAAAGAAGGTGAGAAGCAGTGTGCGGATGTGAGCACCGTCCACATCGGCGTCTGTCATGATAATGATTTTATGGTAACGGAGCTTTGCCGGATCAAATTCATCCTGCCCGATGCCGGTTCCCAGAGCCGAAATCATGGTGCGAATTTCCTGGTTTTCCAGCATCTTATCAAACCTGGCCTTTTCCACGTTGAGAATCTTGCCACGCAAAGGAAGCACCGCCTGAAACCTTCGATCCCGCCCCTGCTTGGCGGATCCTCCTGCGGAATCCCCTTCCACAATGAAAATTTCGCTTTTTTCCGGATCCCTTTCTTGACAATCGGCCAGTTTTCCAGGCAGGGAATGGTCACTGAGAATGCCTTTGCGCCGGGTCAGTTCCTTGGCCTTTCGAGCGGCTTCGCGAGCGCGCATGGCTTCCAGAACCTTGTCCAAGACGGCGCGAATGACCTTCGGGTTTTCCTCAAAAAAGGCGCTGAGCTTCTCATAGCTCAAGGTTTCCACCATGCCCTTGACGTCACTGTTGCCCAGCTTGGTCTTGGTTTGCCCTTCAAACTGAGGTTCTCGAAGCTTGACACTCACCACCGCCGAAAGGCCTTCACGAACATCGTCGCCGGTCATGCGTTCCACGTCGGGCTTGGGAACCTTGTTTTGCAAGGCATACTGCTTGATACTTCGAGTCAACCCCGCCTTAAAACCCACAAGATGCGATCCACCTTCTCGCGTATTGATGTTATTGGCGAAGGTGAAAATTTTTTCGTTATAGGTACGATTGTACTGGAGTGCTATTTCAATCACGACATCCTGGCGTTTACCTTCAATGTAAATGACTTCCGGATGCAGGGGCTCCTTATTTCGGTTCAAATATTCAACAAACTGAATGAGACCCCCTTCGTAATGGAACTTTTTTTCCTTGGACGTGCGCTCATCGATAAGGTCAATGCGAAGCCCTTTATTAAGGAAAGCCAACTCCCGCATTCTTTGGGATAAAATATCGAAACTTAAATCCGTATCGGTGAAGATTTCTGGATCGGGCTTAAAGGTGACACGGGTGCCTCTTCGGCGTGTTTCCCCGATCTGTTCCAAGGGCGTCTTGGTCTGACCCCGTTCATACCTCTGAAAATAGATTCGACCTCCACGGCGAATTTCCACCTCAAGAAATTCGCTGAGAGCGTTCACCACCGACACCCCCACCCCGTGAAGGCCTCCTGAAACTTTGTAGACAGCATCATCGAACTTGCCGCCGGCATGCAGCCTGGTCATGACCACTTCCACAGCGGGCAGACCTTCCTTTTCGTGAATATCCACAGGAATACCCCGCCCGTTGTCCTCCACGGTCACGCTGCCGTCCAGATGCACCGTTACCTGAATGTGGTCGCAATAGCCCGCCAAGGCTTCGTCTATACTGTTGTCCACCACTTCATAGACGAGCTGATGCAACCCTTCCGTGGAAACATTGCCGATGTACATGGAAGGGCGCTTGCGTACCGGCTCCAGACCTTCCAAAACCGTGATGCGGTCGCCCGTGTATTCCTCAGAAGCTGGGTCGTGAATCGTGTCTTGCGGCACATTCGGCCATTGTTGCGTGTTATGCTCCATAGTGAGCCTCTTTCTCACACCATCGAATGTCCTTGAACCCCAACCGACCACCTTTTTGGCGAGTTGGGTTGCAAGGCA
Proteins encoded in this window:
- the gyrB gene encoding DNA topoisomerase (ATP-hydrolyzing) subunit B, with product MEHNTQQWPNVPQDTIHDPASEEYTGDRITVLEGLEPVRKRPSMYIGNVSTEGLHQLVYEVVDNSIDEALAGYCDHIQVTVHLDGSVTVEDNGRGIPVDIHEKEGLPAVEVVMTRLHAGGKFDDAVYKVSGGLHGVGVSVVNALSEFLEVEIRRGGRIYFQRYERGQTKTPLEQIGETRRRGTRVTFKPDPEIFTDTDLSFDILSQRMRELAFLNKGLRIDLIDERTSKEKKFHYEGGLIQFVEYLNRNKEPLHPEVIYIEGKRQDVVIEIALQYNRTYNEKIFTFANNINTREGGSHLVGFKAGLTRSIKQYALQNKVPKPDVERMTGDDVREGLSAVVSVKLREPQFEGQTKTKLGNSDVKGMVETLSYEKLSAFFEENPKVIRAVLDKVLEAMRAREAARKAKELTRRKGILSDHSLPGKLADCQERDPEKSEIFIVEGDSAGGSAKQGRDRRFQAVLPLRGKILNVEKARFDKMLENQEIRTMISALGTGIGQDEFDPAKLRYHKIIIMTDADVDGAHIRTLLLTFFFRMMPDLIERGHLFIAQPPLYRVAAGKKELYLKDDSELEAFLMTRAAEKHQVFLGRREEALSPDRLVKLRKTYAQYEECLERLARKGIRRALLGFLAQSLAHEDFVPEDQSCMERLREALDAAGYAVSHIEMEEEHRGYDLEIWQPTNGQERFRLSYSFLKSVEFRKLLELSKELAVLDERPYRVVTAGGEITLHEPEALFQYLKEEAYKGITVQRYKGLGEMNPEQLWETTMNPESRTLLKVRIDDEYMADELFTTLMGDRVEPRREFIQVNALDFRELDI